The region CTGCCGGAGTTCGCTCATCGACGCGTTGCCTGCCCCTACAAGTTCGTCCAATATCTGAATCCTTGTACCTACGGTTACACGATGGCGTTCTGGGACTGGGCACGGTGGGAGCGCGAACTCGACTGGATGGCTCTGCACGGCATCAATATGCCGCTCGCCATGGAGGGGCAGGAGGCGATATGGCAGAGAGTATGGCTTTCGCTCGGACTGACACAGGCGGAGATCAACCAGTTTTTCGTCGGTCCCGCTCATCTGCCATGGCACCGCATGGGCAATATCGACAACCTTGATGGTCCACTGCCGCAGAACTGGATCGACGAAAAATGTGTCCTTCAGGGAAAGATTCTTGACCGCATGCGTGAACTGGGAATGAAGCCAGTAGTCCCAGCCTTTGCCGGATTCGTTCCACAGGGTTTCAAGCGGCTACATCCCGATGTCGAGACCTTTACGCTGCTCTGGCTGCCGGAGGAGTTCAAGACAATCCCGCGCAGCACCAGGACATTCATTCTTCATCCCGGTGAGGCGGCTCTCTATCAACAGATCGGCAAGAAATTTATTGAGGAGTACAAAGCCGAGTATGGCGAGGTCGAATACTACCTCGCAGACACCTTTAATGAGCTTGCCGTGCCGGTCAGCGAGGACCATCGTTATGACGACCTCGAGCGTTTCGGACGAACGATCTTCGAAGGCATACAAGCTGGTGATCCAAATGGCACATGGGTTATGCAGGGCTGGCTCTTTGTCTACGACTCCGCATTCTGGGACAACCCGTCGGTTGAAGCTCTACTGAGAGGTGTGCCGAACGATCGCATGTTGATCATCGATTACGCCAATGACCTCGCGCCTTCTGTACGCGGCAAATATGCTCCCGGTCAATGGAAGCTGCAGAAAGCGTTTTTCGGCAAGCAATGGATCAACGGTATGGCCCATACCTTTGGTGGAAACAACAACATCAAGGGGAATTTGGAACTTATGGCGACAGAGCCCGCAGCCGTATTGGCGAGCGAGCAGCGGGGAAATCTGGTCGGATGGGGCATGTGTCCTGAAGGAATTGAGAACAATGAGGTTGTATATGAGTTGATGACCGACGCTGGATGGCGCAGCGAAGCGATCGACCTCACTGTGTGGATTCCCCAATATTGTATGGCGCGTTACGGTGCTTGTCCTGCCGCCATGCATCAAGCCTGGACGTTACTGCTTGAGAGTGCCTACAGCGCTCATATCTGGATGACAAAGCAGGCATGGCAGGCAGAGCCCGGCGACCACCCGGTTGCGGCCTCAGTCGATGCGGGGCCTGCATTTGAGAAGGCTGTAGAACTTTTTCTCTCCTGCGCGCCGGAGCTATCGCACAACGAACTCTATCGCAACGATCTTATCGAGCTGGTGGCTCAGGCTGTGGGTGGACATGTCGATCAGGCGCTGGCGTTGGCAGTTCAGGCAGCCGATGCAAAACAACACGCAGTCTCGGATGAGAATGCTGCGCGTGCTATCTCGTGGATGAACCGCATGGACGCCCTGATGAATCTGCGTCCAGATCGTCGCCTGGAATCGTGGACACAGGCCGCGCGCTCATGGGCCAGGAGCGACGATGAGGCCGCCTACTATGATGAAAATGCGCGACAACTTATCACCACGTGGGGATGGCCGGAGCTCTCGGACTATGCCTCCCGCGTCTGGTCCGGGCTTATCCGCGATTACTATGCCGCACGTTGGTCGGCGTACTTCAAGAGCCGCCGCTCAGACAGCAGGTTCTCGCTCGATCTGTGGCAGCAGACCTGGCTGTCGTCACCCTATCGTCCGAGCGCTCCCATGCCGGTGCCAGATTTGATCACCGACTCGCAAAAGCTGCTCGAAGAATGTCGCTGCTATGTCACATCGTAGAGAAGGAGAGGAGGTATCTATGTCGCTCGGCTCTGAAACACTGCATCTCGCGCCCAAGCCGTCATCGCGCCTTCTATCGATCGATGTCATGCGCGGCATCACGATTGGGTTCATGATCCTCGTCAACAATAACGGTCAGAACAATCTGGCCTACCGTGCGATGAACCACTCTCCATGGAACGGATTTACACCCACCGATCTGGTCTTCCCCACGTTTTTATTTATTATGGGTGTCTCGATTGTGCTCTCCTTTGGCGCTCGCAAAGCACAGTCCACCCCGAAGAGTGAGCTCCTGCTTCACATCCTGCGGCGCTTTGTTTTGCTGGTGCTGCTGGGCCTTGTAGTAAATGGATTCCCCTACTTTCATCTCCACACCTTGCGAATATATGGTGTGCTGCAACGCATCGCAGTCTGCTATCTGTTGGCCAGTCTGCTGCAGTTGCTGACGGAGCGCATTGCGCCGCGGGTCGCACTCTTTGTGCTCGCGCTTGCAGGGTATTGGGTTCTACTGCGCTGGGTTCCGGTACCCGGCCACGGCATGCCAGGTAGAGATTTTCCTCTACTCGATCCGGATATCAACCTCGTTGCCTATGTCGACCGGCACATCTTTCCTCATCGTCTCTTCGAAGGTACGCGTGATCCGGAGGGTCTGCTAAGCGATATTCCTTCGTTCGCCAGCACGTTGTTGGGGATGATTGCCGGTTGGTGGCTGAAGAGTGTGCGCCCATCCTTCGACAAAGTTAAGTGGTTGGCGATCGGCGGTGTGTTGCTGCTTGCAGCGGGGCTGCTCTGGTCGCAGAGTCTTCCAATCAACAAAAAGCTCTGGACGAGTTCGTACGTTCTCTACGCAGGAGGCTGGAGTGTTTTGATCCTGACCGCATGTTATTTTGCACTGGAGATCAAACAGTGGAGAGGGCAATGGACCTATCCGTGGGTGGTCTTCGGCACCAATGCGATCACGGCATACGTTCTCTCTGAACTACTTTCCTCTGCCGTCGCAGTCTTTCATGTCAACTCAAATCAGTCATTGCAACAGTTCGTCTACTCCGGCTTCTTCTACCACATAGGGACGCCCGCATTTGGCTCGCTCGTCTACTCGATCCTCTTCGCGGCGATCTGCTGGATACCGGCATGGTTACTTTATCGCAAACGCATCTTCATTAAGCTCTAGTACTTAGCATCTCTACCTCGGCCACTTAATGCATTATTTGCAAAATCAATCGAAGACCTTACACAAAGTTGGAAGGAGTTCTACTACATGACGAAACTTCTAAAGATCCTATGTTTGATAGCAGTCGTTGTCTTTGGCGTTAGTCTGACGGCAACGGCTCAGAGCACGTCTGCACAACTCACCGGAAAGATTACCGACGCGAGTGGCGCTGTGGTCCCTCATGCTCGAGTGACCGCAAAAAACACCGGCACCAACCTCACGAAGACTGCTGAAAGTAATGATGTTGGAGTCTATTCCCTCGTTTCGCTCCCGCCTGGTGAATATTCCTTGACCACGGAAGCTCAGGGTTTTGCTACCCGCATTCAGACCGGAATCGTACTCACCGTTGCGCAGGCTGCAACTCTGGACATTGCGCTTCAGGTTGGAGGCACGCAGGACACCGTTACCGTCAATGGCGGAGCAGAGCTTATCAACACAACCACGGCGGAGATCAGTCAGGTGATTGGCGAAGACTCCATTAAGGATCTACCGCTCAACGGTCGAGATCCTTCGAGCCTTGTGAATCTTTCGGTTGGAGTTACCAACGAACTGGTCTCGCAGGCATCGACCCTGCCGGGTTCTAATTCGTTTCCACTTGAATCCGGTGCTTCTGCGGGCGGCCAGCGTCAGGGCAGCACATGGTATCTTCTCGACGGCGTAGCCAATATGGATACGTTTGCCCTGCTCGCCGCACCTTTTCCAAATGCAGACGCGACGCAGGAGTTTCGTGTCATCTCGAATAACTTCGATGCACGGTACGGCTTCGCACCCAGCGCTGTCGTAAGCATCCAGACCAAGTCGGGCACAAATCAGTTTCATGGCGGAGCATTCGAATTTATTCGCAACAACGACCTGAATGCATCGAACTGGTTTAGCGGCGCCGTCGATCCTCTTAAGCGCAATCAGTTCGGTGGTTATGTCGGCGGTCCCATCTTCAAGGACAAGCTCTTCTTTTTCACAAACTATCAGGGAACGAGAAGCAGCTATCAAGCTTCCACAAACTCAACCTACACTCCGACGCAAGCCATGCTCAATGGAGACTTCAGCGCAGTTCCGGCTGGCGATCTTGACGGTCCGCTTGCGGGAGTCTTCCATACTGTGAATGGAAAGCCGAACCAGGTCGATCCCAAGCTCTTCAGCCCCGGTGCTCTTGCCATTGCAAAATCATTGCCACTTGGGCAGGCTCCGTCGACAGGTTTGACTAACTACGGTTCTCCTGCGCAGAAGTTTACCTACAACGAAAATACAACGCGCTTTGACTACACGATCAATCCAAATCAGCGCGTCTTCCTGCGCAGTTTTACTTATCTCTATAACCAACCTGGTGCATCAATCCCGGGAGATATCCTCGCTGGCGTCAATGGTCAGGATGGAACGTA is a window of Edaphobacter dinghuensis DNA encoding:
- a CDS encoding alpha-N-acetylglucosaminidase, translating into MWTRRKFIEASCAGVGVALATVDLDATTRESAGQARPRATRPTYSSQQTAVSSARGVLTRQLGVRAAEFDLAWIPLAEGREVYEIEATAGRVKVSGSSGSALCRGVYSYLREACNAMITWSGRHLELPSTLPEFAHRRVACPYKFVQYLNPCTYGYTMAFWDWARWERELDWMALHGINMPLAMEGQEAIWQRVWLSLGLTQAEINQFFVGPAHLPWHRMGNIDNLDGPLPQNWIDEKCVLQGKILDRMRELGMKPVVPAFAGFVPQGFKRLHPDVETFTLLWLPEEFKTIPRSTRTFILHPGEAALYQQIGKKFIEEYKAEYGEVEYYLADTFNELAVPVSEDHRYDDLERFGRTIFEGIQAGDPNGTWVMQGWLFVYDSAFWDNPSVEALLRGVPNDRMLIIDYANDLAPSVRGKYAPGQWKLQKAFFGKQWINGMAHTFGGNNNIKGNLELMATEPAAVLASEQRGNLVGWGMCPEGIENNEVVYELMTDAGWRSEAIDLTVWIPQYCMARYGACPAAMHQAWTLLLESAYSAHIWMTKQAWQAEPGDHPVAASVDAGPAFEKAVELFLSCAPELSHNELYRNDLIELVAQAVGGHVDQALALAVQAADAKQHAVSDENAARAISWMNRMDALMNLRPDRRLESWTQAARSWARSDDEAAYYDENARQLITTWGWPELSDYASRVWSGLIRDYYAARWSAYFKSRRSDSRFSLDLWQQTWLSSPYRPSAPMPVPDLITDSQKLLEECRCYVTS
- a CDS encoding acyltransferase family protein, giving the protein MSLGSETLHLAPKPSSRLLSIDVMRGITIGFMILVNNNGQNNLAYRAMNHSPWNGFTPTDLVFPTFLFIMGVSIVLSFGARKAQSTPKSELLLHILRRFVLLVLLGLVVNGFPYFHLHTLRIYGVLQRIAVCYLLASLLQLLTERIAPRVALFVLALAGYWVLLRWVPVPGHGMPGRDFPLLDPDINLVAYVDRHIFPHRLFEGTRDPEGLLSDIPSFASTLLGMIAGWWLKSVRPSFDKVKWLAIGGVLLLAAGLLWSQSLPINKKLWTSSYVLYAGGWSVLILTACYFALEIKQWRGQWTYPWVVFGTNAITAYVLSELLSSAVAVFHVNSNQSLQQFVYSGFFYHIGTPAFGSLVYSILFAAICWIPAWLLYRKRIFIKL